A portion of the Malania oleifera isolate guangnan ecotype guangnan chromosome 3, ASM2987363v1, whole genome shotgun sequence genome contains these proteins:
- the LOC131151108 gene encoding cysteine-rich receptor-like protein kinase 2: MAFLILTLFAAVVSLAPVGGGAASNEISTTMVSRMCGGPQAADPETFDVNFVDSMETISQKVADSGFGISSSGDNASERAYGLGQCLNYLSNIDCRLCYAESRVKLPLCLPATSARVYLNGCFLRYGNYNFSQEAVDGPSSAYCEISKNVTQVVNFKEIASGFVQNLTIGAYRDRDFYKQGNVTIPNSGITVYGVAQCWRSLNRSGCTECLESARQSIVGCLPGSDGKALNVGCFLRYSLDPFFAKTVSSSGGSSSAHLAIALGTSFAAAMVIVAAVFLWVKRRYSMDDEFTYMDGSSEIFRMIAESSLSFKYNDLKKATNDFSLENKLGQGGFGSVFKGILHDGREIAVKRLFFNTAQWVDQFFNEVNLISQVQHKNLVRLLGCSVEGPESLLVYEYLRNTSLDNFLFDINKKNCLDWEKRFDILVGTAEGLAYLHEGSDVRIIHRDIKASNVLLDERLKPKIADFGLARYFAEGQSHLSTGIAGTIGYMAPEYVIHGQLTEKADVYSYGVLVAEVLSGRKNTNSVSSSAEGHSLVSQIWELFNSNNLIEMLDRDLQGQCSEEHVLKVFQVGLLCTQASPNLRPPMKKIVELLTAKTGDLPLPSEPPFINIKGMEFGSYEYEISNGFSSFARPAASINQLSVSIMQAR, from the exons ATGGCGTTTTTAATCTTAACCTTGTTTGCCGCCGTCGTCTCTTTGGCACCTGTCGGCGGTGGCGCCGCCTCGAATGAAATTTCTACCACCATGGTCAGCCGCATGTGCGGCGGCCCTCAGGCCGCCGATCCAGAGACATTCGATGTCAATTTTGTTGATTCGATGGAGACCATATCCCAAAAAGTCGCCGACAGTGGTTTTGGGATCTCGTCGTCCGGCGACAACGCTTCGGAACGCGCGTACGGGCTCGGCCAGTGCCTGAATTACCTCTCGAATATTGACTGCAGGCTCTGTTACGCTGAAAGCAGAGTAAAGCTTCCTCTCTGTTTACCCGCAACCTCTGCTCGTGTATACCTAAACGGTTGCTTCTTGCGATAtggaaattataatttttctcAGGAGGCAGTGGACGGTCCGAGCTCTGCCTATTGTGAGATCTCCAAAAATGTGACGCAGGTGgttaatttcaaggaaattgcaAGCGGGTTTGTTCAGAATTTGACAATTGGGGCTTATAGAGACAGGGATTTCTACAAACAGGGGAATGTTACAATTCCCAACTCGGGGATAACTGTTTATGGGGTTGCGCAGTGTTGGAGATCTCTGAATAGGAGTGGGTGTACGGAGTGTTTGGAAAGCGCGAGGCAGAGTATCGTCGGTTGTCTCCCTGGTTCTGATGGAAAAGCTTTGAATGTTGGATGCTTCCTTCGGTACTCTCTGGATCCATTTTTTGCAAAAACAGTGTCTTCGAGCGGTGGTTCTTCTTCAG CTCACTTGGCGATTGCGCTTGGAACAAGCTTTGCCGCAGCGATGGTCATAGTTGCAGCAGTTTTCCTCTGGGTGAAAAGGAGATATTCAATGGATGATGAATTCACAT ACATGGATGGATCTTCGGAAATTTTCAGAATGATCGCAGAATCCAGTCTCAGTTTCAAGTACAATGATCTGAAGAAAGCAACAAATGATTTTAGTCTGGAGAACAAACTAGGCCAAGGTGGCTTTGGCTCTGTTTTCAAG GGAATCCTACATGATGGGAGGGAAATTGCAGTAAAGCGTCTGTTCTTCAATACTGCACAATGGGTGGATCAGTTTTTCAATGAAGTTAATCTAATTAGCCAGGTTCAACACAAAAATCTTGTTCGACTTCTCGGTTGCAGCGTCGAAGGCCCCGAAAGCCTCTTGGTCTATGAATACCTCCGCAACACCAGCCTTGACAACTTTCTATTTG ATATAAACAAGAAGAATTGTTTAGATTGGGAGAAGAGATTTGATATCCTCGTTGGCACGGCAGAAGGTTTAGCTTACCTCCATGAAGGTTCCGATGTCCGAATTATTCACAGAGACATTAAAGCTAGCAATGTTCTTCTGGATGAAAGATTGAAGCCTAAAATTGCAGATTTTGGGCTGGCAAGATATTTTGCAGAGGGCCAGAGTCATCTCAGCACTGGCATAGCTGGAACTAT AGGTTACATGGCTCCAGAATATGTCATTCACGGGCAGTTAACGGAGAAGGCCGACGTCTACAGCTATGGAGTACTAGTTGCTGAAGTTCTCTCCGGTCGAAAGAATACTAATTCTGTATCGTCATCAGCTGAAGGCCATTCCCTTGTGTCACAG ATATGGGAGCTGTTCAATTCAAATAATCTGATCGAAATGCTGGATCGCGATCTTCAAGGGCAGTGTTCGGAAGAACATGTACTGAAGGTGTTTCAGGTTGGACTACTCTGCACCCAAGCATCTCCTAACCTTCGACCACCGATGAAGAAGATAGTTGAACTGCTGACCGCTAAGACCGGAGATCTTCCTCTTCCCTCCGAACCTCCTTTCATAAACATCAAGGGTATGGAGTTTGGGAGCTACGAGTACGAAATCTCTAATGGGTTCTCATCATTCGCCAGACCCGCGGCTTCCATAAACCAGCTGTCTGTGAGTATTATGCAAGCAAGATGA